Proteins encoded together in one Bombus vancouverensis nearcticus chromosome 14, iyBomVanc1_principal, whole genome shotgun sequence window:
- the LOC117166661 gene encoding uncharacterized protein LOC117166661 isoform X1 produces the protein MVRGSLPDIAVTMASGREIYGAFSLIVDDVDSHSISSDNSDLDGLSNVNSSQNSSPQTPLDSPGGPREKIKQMQVEAETRRGEFARLLEEHAQVVRKLKMMEAEEQLSATGNVVGATHA, from the exons ATGGTCAGAG GGTCGTTGCCTGATATCGCAGTGACGATGGCATCAGGAAGAGAAATTTACGGTGCATTCAG TTTAATTGTGGATGACGTCGATTCTCATTCGATATCAAGCGACAACTCGGATTTAGATGGTTTGTCGAATGTAAACAGCTCTCAGAATTCATCGCCTCAGACTCCACTGGACAGTCCAGGCGGACCTCgagaaaaaattaaacaaatgcaAGTGGAAGCCGAAACTAGAAGAGGAGAATTCGCAAGGCTACTCGAAGAACATGCTCAAGTAGTGAGAAAGTTAAAAATGATGGAGGCCGAAGAGCAGCTCTCAGCAACCGGAAACGTAGTGGGAGCTACGCACGCGTGA
- the LOC117166642 gene encoding transmembrane protein 192 — MVSLNRDLNTSGSGAVFFDSPYNMEEEDPHLHILTSEEVYFKKLDTIPIVSVSLIFSVSLEIIGIIFISVWPEEKNKCDTYFIYLYLHCAYWLIIMLTDHFVKAKHHKLRIYGYLDFYRSTYQQIRTPLFIASLWIMCYLLLAVILHHTHKVNYEQYCHASEWFTPLNYIVLLTTVELTIIISVYIHYIRKVLRFNRLRPPADVAREEWTSSFTQDTYAGSSEVGCYHRRSNLEELLEMQADLIRYLRDRNDKFGHAIMLFAAQRSLPET, encoded by the exons ATGGTCAGTCTTAACAGAGATTTAAATACGTCAGGCAGT GGAGCTGTATTTTTTGATTCGCCTTATAACATGGAAGAAGAAGACCCTCATCTACACATATTAACTTCAGAAgaagtatattttaaaaaattggatACTATACCAATTGTGTCTGTTTCCCTTATATTTAGT gTGTCTCTAGAAATTATTgggattatatttatatctgtgTGGcctgaagaaaaaaataaatgtgatacatattttatatacttgtaTCTTCACTGTGCATACTGGCTGATAATTATGTTGACAGATCATTTTGTAAAAGCAAAGCATCACAAACTCCGTATTTATGGGTATCTTGATTTTTATCGATCGACATATCAGCAGATAAGGACACCTCTTTTCATAGCGTCATTATGGATAATGTGTTATCTATTATTGGCTGTGATTTTGCATCACACGCATAAAGTTAATTACGAACAATACTGTCATGCTTCAGAATGGTTCACTCCTCTAAATTACATAGTGTTGTTGACCACAGTAGAACTTACAATTATTATatcagtttatatacattacatTA GAAAAGTTTTGCGATTCAATCGATTACGTCCTCCAGCTGATGTTGCTAGAGAAGAATGGACATCTTCTTTTACTCAAGATACATATGCAGGTAGCAGTGAAGTAGGTTGCTATCATAGGAGATCTAATTTGGAAGAATTGCTTGAAATGCAGGCTGATTTAATAAGATATTTAAGAGATCGTAATGATAAATTCGGTCATGCAATAATGTTGTTCGCAGCTCAACGTAGTTTACCTGAAACATAG
- the LOC117166661 gene encoding uncharacterized protein LOC117166661 isoform X2, with amino-acid sequence MASGREIYGAFSLIVDDVDSHSISSDNSDLDGLSNVNSSQNSSPQTPLDSPGGPREKIKQMQVEAETRRGEFARLLEEHAQVVRKLKMMEAEEQLSATGNVVGATHA; translated from the exons ATGGCATCAGGAAGAGAAATTTACGGTGCATTCAG TTTAATTGTGGATGACGTCGATTCTCATTCGATATCAAGCGACAACTCGGATTTAGATGGTTTGTCGAATGTAAACAGCTCTCAGAATTCATCGCCTCAGACTCCACTGGACAGTCCAGGCGGACCTCgagaaaaaattaaacaaatgcaAGTGGAAGCCGAAACTAGAAGAGGAGAATTCGCAAGGCTACTCGAAGAACATGCTCAAGTAGTGAGAAAGTTAAAAATGATGGAGGCCGAAGAGCAGCTCTCAGCAACCGGAAACGTAGTGGGAGCTACGCACGCGTGA